A window of the Helianthus annuus cultivar XRQ/B chromosome 4, HanXRQr2.0-SUNRISE, whole genome shotgun sequence genome harbors these coding sequences:
- the LOC110936857 gene encoding F-box protein SKIP19 codes for MASTSATEPPSAAEQTPNWLQMPHELMSMILQRLDAVEVLNSAQKVCTTWRKICKDPAMWKVINMLESDPDSDFDLEKLTKHAIDRSCGELIDVNLEWFCTDDLLDHISKFSNKLKCLCLSNCYNVTSSGLSNAVKKLPQLEQLHLYYTSINVEDIEVIGQNCPHLKSFKLNKEFSRPHIEFDGDAFAIANNMPELRHLQLFGNKMTNEGLQAILHGCPHLEFLDVRRCFNLNLGAGNLGKLCVERIKEFKHPNDSTKNCGFIVRAHAYDDIDDMYSSGYSDADDFSEDEFYEEDYEFSGGSVISEEDDYDYYD; via the exons ATGGCGTCCACTTCCGCCACAGAGCCACCGTCAGCGGCGGAGCAAACTCCAAACTGGCTGCAAATGCCACACGAACTGATGTCAATGATACTTCAACGATTAGACGCTGTAGAAGTCCTCAACAGCGCACAAAAAGTATGCACAACTTGGCGCAAAATCTGCAAGGATCCGGCGATGTGGAAGGTCATCAACATGCTCGAATCGGATCCGGATTCGGATTTCGATCTCGAGAAACTTACTAAGCACGCAATCGATCGGAGTTGTGGTGAATTGATTGATGTTAATCTCGAGTGGTTTTGCACCGATGATTTGCTTGATCACATTTCGAAATT CTCAAATAAGCTGAAATGTCTCTGCTTGTCAAACTGCTACAATGTTACAAGCAGCGGGTTGAGTAACGCGGTTAAGAAGCTACCACAACTGGAACAACTTCACCTTTACTACACCTCTATCAATGTAGAAGACATTGAAGTGATTGGACAAAATTGCCCTCATCTGAAATCCTTCAAGTTAAACAAAGAGTTCAGCCGACCCCATATCGAATTTGACGGTGATGCTTTTGCAATTGCGAATAACATGCCTGAGTTACGCCATTTGCAGTTATTTGGAAACAAAATGACCAACGAAGGTCTCCAAGCCATTTTACATGGCTGCCCTCACCTCGAATTCCTTGATGTTCGCAGGTGTTTTAACCTTAACCTTGGTGCTGGAAATTTAGGAAAATTATGCgtagaacggattaaagaatttAAGCATCCTAATGACTCAACAAAGAACTGTGGATTTATTGTTCGAGCTCATGCTTATGACGACATTGATGATATGTATTCATCCGGGTATTCTGATGCGGATGACTTTTCAGAAGACGAATTCTATGAAGAAGACTATGAATTCTCTGGTGGCAGTGTCATCTCTGAAGAGGATGATTATGATTATTACGATTGA
- the LOC110933689 gene encoding uncharacterized protein LOC110933689, producing MEAKDVLICPNIQEKLDFSKDAAFRCEVYPSSYQVFQVKDVDDVKVDLENKTCTCRKWQLRGYPCKHVCAVAGFLHKNAEDYVDPCYHKETYMRTYEYSIPPLPSEKFWPKVDYPMDPPPIKKAPGRPKKNRKRDPHEDPKKPGKLTKHGVVMTCGICGERGHNKRKCTVKVLTDSQNAAEIGRKKASKRGRLTKRGRPSKRGRPTEKAAVS from the exons ATGGAAGCCAAAGATGTGCTCATTTGCCCCAATATCCAGGAGAAACTTGATTTCTCAAAAGATGCAGCCTTTAGGTGTGAGGTATACCCCTCATCTTATCAGGTTTTTCAAGTTAAAGATGTTGATGATGTTAAAGTTGACTTGGAAAATAAGACTTGCACATGTAGAAAGTGGCAATTAAGGGGGTATCCTTGTAAGCATGTGTGTGCTGTGGCTGGATTTTTGCATAAGAATGCTGAGGATTATGTTGACCCATGTTACCACAAAGAAACATACATGAGAACTTATGAGTACTCAATCCCACCATTGCCTAGTGAAAAGTTTTGGCCGAAGGTTGATTATCCAATGGATCCACCTCCAATCAAAAAGGCACCAGGTAGGCCTAAGAAAAACAGAAAGAGGGACCCTCATGAGGATCCCAAGAAACCAGGCAAACTGACTAAGCATGGGGTCGTAATGACATGTGGGATTTGTGGAGAAAGAGGTCACAACAAGAGAAAATGCACGGTTAAAG TGTTAACAGATTCTCAAAATGCGGCAGAAATCGGAAGGAAAAAAGCAAGTAAAAGGGGAAGGCTAACTAAAAGAGGAAGGCCAAGTAAAAGGGGAAGACCAACGGAGAAGGCTGCAGTTAGTTAA